In Suncus etruscus isolate mSunEtr1 chromosome 2, mSunEtr1.pri.cur, whole genome shotgun sequence, the genomic stretch ATGTGTCTTTACAGCAGCAACCTGCTGACATAGATGCTGTTAATAATTCCCCTTTCATAAGGAAATCTTTAAGAAATTTTAGTCCCTTGTCTAAGAAGATTTTTAACCAAGATTTTAACCCATATGATTGTATTCAACAGCCCAAAAACTTaatcaacatatatatatgtacatatatatactagccaacctttttctttatagtttcttGCAGAACATAAGTTACTAGGAAACATTAAAAATGTGGCCAAGACAGCTAACAAGGACCATCTGGTTACAGCCTATAATCATCTCTTTGAAAGCCAGGTGagttgttaaattttattatcaaacTATATAGCTTTAGAACcttattctcaaaaaaataaaatgttatttgcaaaatatatcgAAGTGTTTCTCTAGTGCACTTTTTCTTAACTAATTATTGTGATTAGTCAAAGCTAGTAAGGCTAATTTGAGATGTTTTGATGCTCTAAAATGAAGCAggttctttaaaattaattttctggtaACTTACATATATTaagacaaatttttttaaagtaatttatttacgtattaattgattggtttttgggccacacctggtgatgctcaatggttattcttggttctgtgctcagaaatcgctcctggcaagcttggaggactatatgggatgccaggaatcaaaccgggtccatcccaggctgGTCTTTCTctccgctttgctatctctctggccccataaaagtGCCATTCTTAATGACACTGACACTGAAAAGTTACGTTCCATTTCATTAATGAAATGGTTAGATTTTGAAAGAACATTCAAAAGGGACCGGAGTGGTAGAGCAGGtatcacacacgcacacacacacatattttgggtcacacgggCACACACACACGTTATTTTGGTCACACAGGTAGTGCTTGGGCTACTCATGGGTCTGCATACAGGAATCAGGTCATgatcaggacacacacacacggacacacacacggacacacacacacacacacacacacacacacacacacacacaccatgtggAAGGGAAATGCCTCACCCACTGTGCCATGACTCTGGCTCCCTTTAAATGCTCTTTAAACTTTGTTCTTAGTAAATTGCCATTCACATACATTTGCGTTACAGCCTATGTTCATGATGTAGATATTTATTAAGATGCtgaaaatcggggccgggcggtggcgctaaaggtaaggtgcctgccttgcctgcgctagccttggacggaccgcggttcgatcccccggtgtcccatatggtcccccaagccaggagcaacttctgagcacatagccaggagtaacccctgagcgttactgggtgtggcccaaaaaccaaaaaaaaaaaaaaaaaaaaaaaaaaagatgctgaaaATCTTGTGCTTTCCACATGACAAATGTTATTTTCCTTACAGCGCTTCAAGGGGACTGAAAGTGTTAGTAAAGTGTCTGAACAGGTGAAGAATGTGAAGCTTAGTGAAGATAAACCCAAAGATACCAAGTCTGAAGAGACTCTGGATGaggtttgtgttttcattttgtcttgCTATGTTACTGCGAATTTGAGTAACAGATTTGCTTTATGGTGCTGATTTTTTCCTGATAGTGGGTAGTTGTGTCTGACCATTTTCTATGGCCTAAGCCCTGGTTCTCAGTGCGTTTTATCATAGGTATATGGAATTAGAAGGGAGGCAGAAAATGAGAGCTAGAGCTTTACAGTTCGTAACATTTTCCCAAGCACTACATTTTATATTGTATCTATGCCAGATAATAGCTTTGAGACTTATTTTAAGGTTCTGATTTTATAGCCACGTTGGACCGAAAAAACTTCATTTGGGCTATTTTTAGCTTTTTCTAATACACGTGGTGTCCTTGGCAATAGAAATAATCCATGCTTGGCTGCATGCAGTAGGTTCATCTGTCTTAGCTTTCTTACTCCTTCATGTTGGTTCACAGCTTTCAAGAATTGCTGTGAATTGACAGTCTTAGTGGAGCTAAGGACATTAGCTTAGAACTTTATCATAGTCTTGTCACTTGTTTCTGCTATCTTACCATTGAAACTCACTCATTACTATCAGTCTGAGTctcactgataaaaaaaaatctaataataagTTATTTTAGTCTTTTTAGAAATGTAGCttattgggctgaagagatagcacagcggtagggcatttgtcttgcatgcagctgatccaggacagacagtggttcgagtcccggcattccatatggtccccgtgcctgccaggagcaatttttgagttcagaggccaggagtaacccctgagcactgctgtatgtgacccaaaaactgaaaacaaacaaacaaaaaaaatgtagcttATTGATAAAGTTGCAGGAATTGTGTATTTGTGGATATTGTCATTTCAGATAAGGAATTCCAGATGCTtaggacagagagataatacagaggtttaGGTGCATACAATCACCTCTGTTTGATTCCCTACATGGTCCTATAAACAACAACTTTTTACTCTCTGCTTTCtctgttattttctttcattttttggtttttgggccacacccagtaacattcaggggttactcctggctgtgtgcccagaaatcgctactggcttggaggaccatatgggacgctgggggatcaaatcgcggtccatcctaggttagcgtgggcaaggtagatgccttacacTTGCAcgaccgctctggcccctgctatcTCTATTTATGCTATGCAAAACAAGCTAAGAAGgcagggccggagccatagcacagcagtagggtattcgCCTTACATGTGGCCTATGCAGgacagacagaccctggttccattcccggcatcctatattgtcccctgagcctgccagaagcaatttcagtgcagagccaggagcaacccgagtgccagatatgacccaaaaaccaaagtaaataaatgagtaCTTAGATTTCATATACTATATATTTGTACCATTAAAACGCACTTCCCTCCTCCACATGGGGGGAatatctgcttcttttttttgttttgttttgttttgttttttttttgggtcacacccggcggtgctcaggggttactcctggctgtctgctcagaaatagctcctggcaggcacgggggaccatatgggacaccgggattcgaaccacccacctttggtcctggattggctgcttgcaaggcaaacaccactgtgctatctctccgggcccgaatatcTGCTTCTTATGGAGCGAATTACGCCTGGAGCTGAAGCTTGAGTACAGGGGAGAAAagcatatactaaccacttgacatccaaAGTGTTTCGCCCCCTTTATtgtgcagacataccacatagtatgagCAAGCAGGTTAGCACACTTCTACCATCACACATAGAAAGCTTtagtttgggcctggagagatagcacagcggcgtttgccttgcaagcagccgatccaggatcaaaggtggttggttcgaatcccggtgtcccatatggtcccccgtgcctgccaggagttatttctgagcagacagccaggagtaacccctgagcactgctgggtgtggcccaaaagccaaaaaaaaaaaaaaaaaaaaaaagaaagagagagcttTAGTTTAAGACTATTTGACCGCTGCTgcgacttttatttattttatattaacaaaaaagtatttaaaagttgttttttttttttttgatgtgaaaAAATAgaggtaaatgtgtttaatcaGTTGTGGAccagcatattttaaatatactttggccttgAAGGCTATTGTTACCAGCCACTGTCTCCTGACAGTGTTTCACGTAGTACCATttgctttagatttttttttccattttcctcatctaaaaactgtgCGTCTTATGGTCTGGTGcgtttatagagtgaaaaatacagtacttaaaaaaataaaaacgggccgggaaggtggcgctagaggtaaggtgtctgccttgcaagcgctagccaaggaaagatcgagactgtggttcgatcccccggcatcccatatggtccccccaagccaggggcgatttctggtgcttagccaggagtagcccctgagcatcaaacgggtgtgatccGAAATTGACCTACGCCTATTGGGAAATTTTTAATCAGTCTTGGTATAATTTCATGCTTAATATTAACCAagctttttttcgttttttgttttttgggccacacctggcagtgctcaggagttactcctggctctgcactcagaaatctctcctggtaagctggggatcatatgggatgctgaggattgaatctgggtggctccaggttggctgcatggaaggtaaacaccctacctgctttgctattgctccagcaccccaaccatattttcttattttgctgCCACTTTGGGGAGTGGAGAATAAAGGAGAACATGCCACAGTGCAGACAACTGGTCTGAATTCAGTTCCTAGCACCATCGATGGTCCCAGAGCTAGCAGTTCTGAACTTAGAACCAGggttaagccctgaacacaggtgGTGTGTCCCCAGAACAAAACACAACTCTGATTTCTTACCGTTCCCTTACTATACAGACTGTCATGTTTATGTACTTCCAATGtaagtttttcattgttttaaaaattccCCTCTAGAGCTTATGTTCTCTGTTGAACATGTATCTTTCCCtcatgtcttttgttttggggccacactcaaaaatgttcaggacttactcctgtctttgtattgggaaatcactcctggcagggctctgggtaccatatggagtgctagagaTGGATCCTGGGTTATCTATGCAAGGCAATATGAACCATATCCACTTTATCTCTTTGGTCCTCCTTAGCTGTTAAGTTAGAGGTCAAGAGGTGTGTAAGATATCTTTGAAATAATGTGCttgacggagagatagcacagtggtgtttgccttgtaagcagccgatccaggaccaaaggtggttggttcgaatcccggtgtccatatggtcccccgtacctgccaggagctatttctgagcagacagccaggagtaacccctgagcaccgccgggtgtggcccaaaaacaaaacaaaacaaaaaaacaaaacaaaaaaaaagaaattatgtgctTGAATGGTTACTTAACCCCAGTTGTTGCTTTTTACAATATTGGTATTAAAACAACTCAAACATATGGGCAGAAAAATGTCTTCATGCTTTAAATACCCATACTTTTATAAGCAATAAATaggattttttctattttttgggtcacatttggtggcgctcaggctttactcctggctcttcgggcaaaattgctcctggaaggctcagggtgccatgtgggatgctggggattgaacccaggtctgtcctctatcactctggtctcaagaaatttctaaactcagaaatagcCTAAATGTCTCATTTAGTATTGGTTTTCAAAGACTCTGGGAGTATCTAAAATGAAATTACATTAGTAATGCTGTTATCACATCAGAGGCAAGATGAGCTGGTGATTCATAGATTCATAATTCACAGGTGAATTAGAGGCAAATTTCTGGAGCACTTGGTTTGTATGGGAGCTCTACGATTCGTTTTTGGCACCATCACATGGTTCTGGCCCCAAAGCATAAAATCATGTTACTAAGATACGGTAGTCTGACTTAGATCACATTTGGCTGTGTAAGTATTCTCATCATCCTTCTAAAATAAGTACTTGAGTGTTAATAACTGAatgttgcatttattttttagggCCCACCAAAATACACAAAATCTATTCTTAAAAAAGGAGATAAAACCAACTTCCCCAAAAAGGGAGATGTTGTTCATTGCTGGTATACAGGAACACTACAAGATGGAACTGTTTTTGATACTAATATTCAGACAAGTAAGCCtggttgtaattttcttttttttactttaaggcATTGCAGAATAACTGCATAACTGAGTGATTTGGTAGCACCTGCTACTtgcctgggggccacaggaggcaaagtcggggtgatccttgagtgtgcagagtcagtagtaaaccttgaacattaggggtgtgtgacccaaacaactaaaacaaaacaaaacaaaaaaagattactctagggtagagccacaaaatgttgtacggagcggcccacgggccgcgagtttcaGACCCCTGTCCTAAACTGTGATTCACTTGAAAGGTCTTCAGTCCATTACTTCTGACTGGGTTCTAGACCCAAAGTGAGGCTATGAAAGATCAACAATTTTTAGTcattttagtatattattttagTGGGTGAATATAGTCTTTTATTTATACCCTTACTATGTTTATATCTGGAAATTTCTTGGTAAATTAGCTggctttttaaattaaacttatcTTCAAATGCATAAAACATGATATATTCTTCATTCAGTATTAAAACACCCCTTTTCATTGTAacaaattttattgttaattttaagGAAATGTGTTTTACAGgttcaaagaagaagaaaagtgccAAGCCTTTAAGTTTTAAAGTTGGAACAGGCAAAGTTATCAGAGGAGTAAGTAGAGAATGGAGTGAATTAGTTGCTATTCTGGCATTGGAACCAGTGTTATATATCACTAAAAACTAAGATCTGAGCCAGAGGTAGGATACCCGGTAACCGTGGctcaatcactggcaccacaaAGTGGTtcccagaaccaagagtaatccttgagaactTTCAGGGTAGCCCAAACAGACTCATCCCAAAGTTAGGATTGAGGTTATGagtatataaaacattaaaacatctggagtctttttttgtttgtttgtttttgggccacactcggagacattcagggattatttctggcttgggggaatcatatgggatgccggggatcgaacccaggtctatcctaagacagctgcatgcaagttttccctaccactgcactatcactc encodes the following:
- the FKBP3 gene encoding peptidyl-prolyl cis-trans isomerase FKBP3 gives rise to the protein MAASVPQRAWTVEQLRSEQLPKKDIIKFLQDHGSDSFLAEHKLLGNIKNVAKTANKDHLVTAYNHLFESQRFKGTESVSKVSEQVKNVKLSEDKPKDTKSEETLDEGPPKYTKSILKKGDKTNFPKKGDVVHCWYTGTLQDGTVFDTNIQTSSKKKKSAKPLSFKVGTGKVIRGWDEALLTMSKGEKARLEIEPEWAYGKKGQPDAKIPPNAKLIFEVELVDID